The following proteins come from a genomic window of Macaca fascicularis isolate 582-1 chromosome 8, T2T-MFA8v1.1:
- the STMN4 gene encoding stathmin-4 isoform X1, whose product MTLAAYKEKMKELPLVSLFCSCFLADPLNKSSYKYEGWCGRQCRRKDESQRKDSADWRERRAQADTVDLNWCVISDMEVIELNKCTSGQSFEVILKPPSFDGVPEFNASLPRRRDPSLEEIQKKLEAAEERRKYQEAELLKHLAEKREHEREVIQKAIEENNNFIKMAKEKLAQKMESNKENREAHLAAMLERLQEKDKHAEEVRKNKELKEEASR is encoded by the exons ATGACCCTTGCTG CCTACAAAGAGAAGATGAAGGAGCTTCCGCTGGTTTCCTTGTTCTGCTCCTGCTTCCTGGCCGATCCCCTGAATAAGTCTTCCTACAAATATGAAG GCTGGTGTGGGAGACAGTGTAGGAGGAAGGATGAAAGCCAGCGGAAAGACAGTGCTGactggagagaaagaagagcGCAGG CAGACACGGTGGACCTGAATTGGTGCGTCATTTCCGACATGGAAGTCATCGAGCTGAACAAATGCACCTCGGGCCAGTCCTTCGAAGTCATCCTGAAGCCACCCTCCTTTGATGGGGTGCCCGAGTTCAACGCCTCCCTGCCCAGGCGGCGAGACCCATCCCTGGAAGAGATCCAGAAGAAACTAGAAGCGGCTGAGGAGCGAAGGAAG TACCAGGAAGCGGAGCTCCTGAAACACCTAGCAGAGAAACGGGAACATGAGAGAGAGGTGATCCAAAAAGCCATTGAGGAAAACAACAACTTCATCAAGATGGCTAAGGAAAAACTGGCCCAGAAGATGGAATCCAATAAGGAGAACCGGGAGGCCCACCTGGCTGCCATGTTGGAACGGCTGCAAGAGAAG gACAAGCATGCCGAGGAGGTGAGGAAAAACAAGGAGCTGAAGGAAGAGGCCTCCAGGTAA
- the STMN4 gene encoding stathmin-4 isoform X2 — MTLAAYKEKMKELPLVSLFCSCFLADPLNKSSYKYEGWCGRQCRRKDESQRKDSADWRERRAQADTVDLNWCVISDMEVIELNKCTSGQSFEVILKPPSFDGVPEFNASLPRRRDPSLEEIQKKLEAAEERRKYQEAELLKHLAEKREHEREVIQKAIEENNNFIKMAKEKLAQKMESNKENREAHLAAMLERLQEKEPPAAR; from the exons ATGACCCTTGCTG CCTACAAAGAGAAGATGAAGGAGCTTCCGCTGGTTTCCTTGTTCTGCTCCTGCTTCCTGGCCGATCCCCTGAATAAGTCTTCCTACAAATATGAAG GCTGGTGTGGGAGACAGTGTAGGAGGAAGGATGAAAGCCAGCGGAAAGACAGTGCTGactggagagaaagaagagcGCAGG CAGACACGGTGGACCTGAATTGGTGCGTCATTTCCGACATGGAAGTCATCGAGCTGAACAAATGCACCTCGGGCCAGTCCTTCGAAGTCATCCTGAAGCCACCCTCCTTTGATGGGGTGCCCGAGTTCAACGCCTCCCTGCCCAGGCGGCGAGACCCATCCCTGGAAGAGATCCAGAAGAAACTAGAAGCGGCTGAGGAGCGAAGGAAG TACCAGGAAGCGGAGCTCCTGAAACACCTAGCAGAGAAACGGGAACATGAGAGAGAGGTGATCCAAAAAGCCATTGAGGAAAACAACAACTTCATCAAGATGGCTAAGGAAAAACTGGCCCAGAAGATGGAATCCAATAAGGAGAACCGGGAGGCCCACCTGGCTGCCATGTTGGAACGGCTGCAAGAGAAG GAACCGCCTGCTGCGCGGTGA
- the STMN4 gene encoding stathmin-4 isoform X4: MTLAAYKEKMKELPLVSLFCSCFLADPLNKSSYKYEADTVDLNWCVISDMEVIELNKCTSGQSFEVILKPPSFDGVPEFNASLPRRRDPSLEEIQKKLEAAEERRKYQEAELLKHLAEKREHEREVIQKAIEENNNFIKMAKEKLAQKMESNKENREAHLAAMLERLQEKEPPAAR; encoded by the exons ATGACCCTTGCTG CCTACAAAGAGAAGATGAAGGAGCTTCCGCTGGTTTCCTTGTTCTGCTCCTGCTTCCTGGCCGATCCCCTGAATAAGTCTTCCTACAAATATGAAG CAGACACGGTGGACCTGAATTGGTGCGTCATTTCCGACATGGAAGTCATCGAGCTGAACAAATGCACCTCGGGCCAGTCCTTCGAAGTCATCCTGAAGCCACCCTCCTTTGATGGGGTGCCCGAGTTCAACGCCTCCCTGCCCAGGCGGCGAGACCCATCCCTGGAAGAGATCCAGAAGAAACTAGAAGCGGCTGAGGAGCGAAGGAAG TACCAGGAAGCGGAGCTCCTGAAACACCTAGCAGAGAAACGGGAACATGAGAGAGAGGTGATCCAAAAAGCCATTGAGGAAAACAACAACTTCATCAAGATGGCTAAGGAAAAACTGGCCCAGAAGATGGAATCCAATAAGGAGAACCGGGAGGCCCACCTGGCTGCCATGTTGGAACGGCTGCAAGAGAAG GAACCGCCTGCTGCGCGGTGA
- the STMN4 gene encoding stathmin-4 isoform X3, which translates to MTLAAYKEKMKELPLVSLFCSCFLADPLNKSSYKYEADTVDLNWCVISDMEVIELNKCTSGQSFEVILKPPSFDGVPEFNASLPRRRDPSLEEIQKKLEAAEERRKYQEAELLKHLAEKREHEREVIQKAIEENNNFIKMAKEKLAQKMESNKENREAHLAAMLERLQEKDKHAEEVRKNKELKEEASR; encoded by the exons ATGACCCTTGCTG CCTACAAAGAGAAGATGAAGGAGCTTCCGCTGGTTTCCTTGTTCTGCTCCTGCTTCCTGGCCGATCCCCTGAATAAGTCTTCCTACAAATATGAAG CAGACACGGTGGACCTGAATTGGTGCGTCATTTCCGACATGGAAGTCATCGAGCTGAACAAATGCACCTCGGGCCAGTCCTTCGAAGTCATCCTGAAGCCACCCTCCTTTGATGGGGTGCCCGAGTTCAACGCCTCCCTGCCCAGGCGGCGAGACCCATCCCTGGAAGAGATCCAGAAGAAACTAGAAGCGGCTGAGGAGCGAAGGAAG TACCAGGAAGCGGAGCTCCTGAAACACCTAGCAGAGAAACGGGAACATGAGAGAGAGGTGATCCAAAAAGCCATTGAGGAAAACAACAACTTCATCAAGATGGCTAAGGAAAAACTGGCCCAGAAGATGGAATCCAATAAGGAGAACCGGGAGGCCCACCTGGCTGCCATGTTGGAACGGCTGCAAGAGAAG gACAAGCATGCCGAGGAGGTGAGGAAAAACAAGGAGCTGAAGGAAGAGGCCTCCAGGTAA